GGTAGTTTAACATTTAAGTGTACTCTTGCAAGGATACATCATCCTTTATCAAGGTATGGTGAAAAAATTAGACTTAACCACTGACTGGAGGAAACGAATTCTTAGGGAATTATCCTTCGAGGTATAGTTTAAAAATATGTAAGATCACGGATGATTCTTACATGGTTGGGTCACCTAAGTTGTTTAACGTTTTCCTGACATCACTTTTGTGATGTCAGGATTTTTTATAGTCTTTATTAATCTTCATTGATTTTTCTTATATATAATTAAGACCTAACGTGTAATGAGTTCACGGTCGTTTAGAGGCTGGACAGGTCGATGGTTATCAGAATAAATCTGCTCGAATAATTGGATTTGTTCTTTAGAAAGTTCAAGGGGTTCTTCATAGATTATCCAATGTACTCCCTCCGTACAAGGAGGTGTGGTAAGGGAACCTCCGTATTGAAACGTTGTTTGATCTTCAGGCAGCAAACTTGAAGCATCCAATGAATATTCCAGGCCCGATTTTTCATCTGTCTGTTCAGAAGGCAGTTCATCCCAGAATTCAGCTAAAGCATCGTTCTTCTCCCCCTCCTCCATCATCACTCCAAGAACCGCTGATTTCCCACTTTCACTTTCATGTACCAGATGGAGTTCCATAGCGTAGGACTGGTCATTAAATAAGTGTTCACTTGGTGTATGGAAGTGAAATTGCTTAAGTTGATATTCCTCTCCATCAATGACGATATTATTATTTGAACTTGCTGCTTCTGCTTGGATAGTATGACCGTTATTTACTAAGGTGAAGGAGGATTCTTGATAATTAGTTTTGATGCTTTCCATTTCGTCCTTTTTAACGGTTTGAGAGAAATCTATATTAATAGGTGATTGTTCTTCTCCTTCTGCACAGGCCGAGTATTCAGGGGCGATCTCCCCCCAATGCTCAGGTCCTGTCTCCCCTTGGTAAGACCATTTTGCAGGCTCTAAATTCTCTTCCTCCCCGGAGCCTTGCTCTTCTTTTTGAGGCGCTCCCGTTTCTCTCGTCTGTTCCTGGCACCCTGCGATTCCAAAACTAATCGATATCGCCATAAATGGATAAGCGAGCTTCTTAGACATTAAGTATTCATCTCCTTTTTACTTCAGTTAATTTATTCCAAATCCAATTAATCACTTGCTTCCCCTCTTTCATAAAAAAATAATCTAGACTTTAGGATCAAAAGTTTAAAAGCATATAAAAAAGGATCACATGAAGTGATCCTTTTATTTCGCTTCTTGCTGTGTCAGCTGGTCTGGCTGCTTCGTTAAAGTAAAGAATAAGACCAGCCCTATAAATGAAGTACTAAATAAAATAGCGCCCATTGGTACAGCCGTTGTCTCGTCAATCCCAACAAGAGGGGAAACGAACGATCCGAACAATAACGGGAGCATCCCTAATACGGCACTTGCACTTCCAGCTCGATGCCCCTGTTTTTCCATGGCAAGGGTAAACGTACTCGTTAAGACCATTCCCATCGAAGTCATATAGATAAAGATCGGGATAACGATTGAGGCCAGCGGTCCTTTTACTATCGTCATGGTTAAAAGAACAGAGGTCGCTGTGACTGCAATAATTACCGCTGTTTTAAGCAATGTCCGCTCATGAATAATCCCGCCTAACCTTCCGATAATAAAGCTCCCTGAAATAATCGCCAATCCATTTATTCCAAATAAGATACTGAACACCTGGGGTGATACTCCGTAAATCTCCTGATAGACAAACGGAGTTCCCGATACATATGCAAAGCTTCCACCATGGACAAATCCGATCGTCAGGGCATAGCCAATAAATGAACGATCTTTAAAAAGGCTTCCAATGGTACGGACTGAACTGCCGACTGAGCTCGGAATTCGATTCTCCGGCGGCAATGTTTCCGGTAACTTCATCGTAACTGTTAAAACAATTAACAGCCCAAGTAAGCTAAGCGTGTAAAATATCGACTGCCAGTTTGAAAATGGTAGGAGAAGAATCGCTCCACCAGCCATTGGAGCAATCATCGGCGCTGTTGCATTGATCACCATTAATAATGCAAAGAATTTAGTAAGCTCTCTTCCTGAAAATACATCACGAACAACAGCACGAGAAAGAACAACCCCCGCTGAAGCAGTGAAGCCTTGGAGGAAACGAGCGGCGACTAAAATCGTAATATTCGGCGCCAGCGCACAAAGGAGAGAAGAAAGTGCAAATAATAATAACGAAATGATTAATGGCTTCCTTCTTCCTTGAGCATCACT
This window of the Halobacillus sp. Marseille-Q1614 genome carries:
- a CDS encoding Bcr/CflA family efflux MFS transporter, whose product is MIHNPTGKERLALAFLLGMLGILGPLNIDMYLPSFPGIASDLEASASLVQLSLTTCLIGLAVGQIVVGPISDAQGRRKPLIISLLLFALSSLLCALAPNITILVAARFLQGFTASAGVVLSRAVVRDVFSGRELTKFFALLMVINATAPMIAPMAGGAILLLPFSNWQSIFYTLSLLGLLIVLTVTMKLPETLPPENRIPSSVGSSVRTIGSLFKDRSFIGYALTIGFVHGGSFAYVSGTPFVYQEIYGVSPQVFSILFGINGLAIISGSFIIGRLGGIIHERTLLKTAVIIAVTATSVLLTMTIVKGPLASIVIPIFIYMTSMGMVLTSTFTLAMEKQGHRAGSASAVLGMLPLLFGSFVSPLVGIDETTAVPMGAILFSTSFIGLVLFFTLTKQPDQLTQQEAK
- a CDS encoding carbonic anhydrase; translation: MSKKLAYPFMAISISFGIAGCQEQTRETGAPQKEEQGSGEEENLEPAKWSYQGETGPEHWGEIAPEYSACAEGEEQSPINIDFSQTVKKDEMESIKTNYQESSFTLVNNGHTIQAEAASSNNNIVIDGEEYQLKQFHFHTPSEHLFNDQSYAMELHLVHESESGKSAVLGVMMEEGEKNDALAEFWDELPSEQTDEKSGLEYSLDASSLLPEDQTTFQYGGSLTTPPCTEGVHWIIYEEPLELSKEQIQLFEQIYSDNHRPVQPLNDRELITR